In Acidisarcina polymorpha, the DNA window TCCGAACTGGACAAAAAACAGTCCGGGCGCTATGAAGTCATCAGCCATCCGGAGATATTCGATGGCGTGCGGCTCAGGGCTGGTCAGGCAATCGCCGTGATCCGTCACAATGCCCGCGTAATTCTGGCCTGCGAACGAGTAATCCTGAACCTGCTGCAGCACATGAGCGGCATCGCTACCTTGACCCGGCGCTATGTCGACGAAGTCAAGGGCACCAGGGTGAAGATACTCGACACCCGCAAGACGATGCCTGGAATGCGGCTCCTCGATAAATATGCCGTGCGCTGCGGTGGCGGCGAGAACCACCGCCTCGATCTCTCCGATGGCATTCTCATCAAGCAGAATCACATCGCGCTCGCCGGCGGTCTCCAGCGCACGCTGGCCAAAGCCCTGGAAAATCGCGAACCGGGGCGGACCGTTCAGATAGAAGTTCGCAATCTCGACGAACTCAATCTTGCGCTCGATGGCGGCGCTGAGGCGGTCCTCTTCGACTGCATGAGTCCCGCCGACCTCAAGAAGGCCGTTGGCATTGTGCGCGCACGCGGTTTGACCATTCCGCTCGAAGCCGCCGGCGGGATCACGCTCGAGAGTATCCGCAAATACGCGCTTACCGGAGTCGATTCCATCTCGGTGGGAGCGCTGACGCATTCCGCCCCCGCCGTCGACATGAGCATGAAAATCACCGCAGAGATTTATTAATCAGGACCTTTGCGGAGTGAGCGAAATCGGGTGCCCCATGTCTTGTATTTGAGAGATGGGATTTCACCTCGAATCGACCAAGAATGATTCCACCAAGAACCTTTGAAGATCCCTTCGATATCCCCGCATTAGACAGTGCCCTGAAAAGCACTCCCTTCTCCGGCAATCTCCGCTATTTTCCAACCATCCACTCCACCAACACCCTCGCCATGCAGGAGGCCGAAGCCGGAGCACC includes these proteins:
- the nadC gene encoding carboxylating nicotinate-nucleotide diphosphorylase; this encodes MDWKSKRVEALLEQALREDKASKDATTAITIDPKLRASGVLVARQDCILAGVGCIPRFLEIFSELDKKQSGRYEVISHPEIFDGVRLRAGQAIAVIRHNARVILACERVILNLLQHMSGIATLTRRYVDEVKGTRVKILDTRKTMPGMRLLDKYAVRCGGGENHRLDLSDGILIKQNHIALAGGLQRTLAKALENREPGRTVQIEVRNLDELNLALDGGAEAVLFDCMSPADLKKAVGIVRARGLTIPLEAAGGITLESIRKYALTGVDSISVGALTHSAPAVDMSMKITAEIY